A window of Cohnella herbarum contains these coding sequences:
- the atzF gene encoding allophanate hydrolase — translation MKLQLQDQSTPLSIEQLRNAYRSGETSPEEVVTEIIRRAEEDADKNIWITPPRMERIRPYLDRLSELNPSVCPLWGIPFGIKDNIDWAGIPTTAACPDYQYVPKDNATVVERLIAAGAIPIGKTNMDQFATGLVGVRSPYGETHNALRGELISGGSSSGSAVAVARGHVAFSLGTDTAGSGRVPASLNGIFGYKPSLGSWPIRGVVPASASLDCVTAFTNSLEDALEVDRIVRGPDESDPWSKELPLPQAAIPCKLLLPEGSLHFYGPYASEYEQAWKKAVRRLEQLRIPIEYVDVRGFHQAANLLYGGPFVEERWAGLGSFIDAHPNSVLPVTERILRSGSASKYDGASVFRAMHALQSIKLETNKLLKGAVLIMPTAGGTWTREQVRNDPIKTNTEMGTYTNHCNLLDLFGVAVPAEAADEKLPFGITIFSLASNEGYAIGAAQFFVSGEGHKTTMQPTPKHTLVAVCGLHMRGLALETQMLQYGARFLREDRTVEKYRMFKLSTNPAKPGLVKRPEDGKSIALEVWEMPLDKFGHFVANIPAPLGIGKVELEDGTEVPGFVCEPYSTRGSEDITDYGGWKSVK, via the coding sequence ATGAAACTCCAATTGCAGGATCAATCTACTCCATTGTCCATTGAGCAATTGCGCAACGCCTATCGATCCGGTGAAACCTCTCCGGAAGAAGTCGTAACGGAAATCATTCGGCGCGCCGAAGAGGACGCCGACAAGAACATATGGATTACTCCGCCGCGCATGGAGCGTATCCGCCCGTACCTCGATCGGCTCTCCGAACTAAATCCGTCCGTCTGTCCGCTATGGGGCATACCGTTCGGGATCAAAGACAACATCGATTGGGCGGGCATTCCGACTACGGCTGCATGTCCGGATTATCAATATGTGCCTAAGGACAACGCCACGGTCGTCGAGAGACTAATAGCGGCTGGGGCTATCCCGATCGGAAAGACGAATATGGACCAGTTCGCGACGGGTCTTGTAGGCGTCAGAAGTCCTTATGGCGAAACGCACAACGCTTTAAGGGGCGAACTTATTAGCGGAGGCTCTAGCTCCGGTTCGGCAGTGGCGGTCGCCCGCGGACACGTCGCGTTCTCCCTGGGAACGGACACGGCCGGTTCAGGGCGCGTTCCTGCATCGTTAAACGGGATATTCGGATATAAGCCCAGCCTTGGCTCTTGGCCGATCCGAGGAGTTGTGCCGGCAAGCGCAAGCTTGGATTGCGTAACGGCGTTCACGAATAGCCTGGAAGATGCGCTGGAAGTCGACCGCATCGTACGAGGACCGGATGAGTCGGATCCATGGTCGAAGGAACTGCCATTGCCTCAAGCGGCTATTCCTTGCAAGTTGTTATTGCCGGAAGGGTCGCTACACTTTTACGGACCCTATGCAAGTGAATACGAACAAGCGTGGAAGAAGGCGGTCCGACGTCTCGAGCAATTAAGGATTCCAATTGAGTATGTGGATGTTCGCGGTTTTCACCAGGCGGCGAACTTGTTGTACGGAGGGCCGTTCGTCGAGGAAAGATGGGCGGGTCTCGGTAGCTTCATAGATGCGCATCCCAACAGCGTATTGCCGGTTACGGAAAGAATATTGCGCTCGGGATCGGCTTCGAAATACGATGGAGCATCGGTGTTCCGCGCCATGCATGCTCTTCAGTCGATTAAGCTTGAGACGAACAAGCTGTTGAAGGGTGCGGTGCTTATCATGCCGACGGCGGGTGGAACCTGGACGCGGGAGCAAGTTCGCAATGACCCCATTAAGACGAATACGGAAATGGGAACCTATACGAATCATTGTAATCTGCTGGATTTGTTCGGGGTGGCCGTACCCGCGGAAGCTGCGGATGAGAAGCTGCCGTTCGGAATTACGATATTCTCTCTAGCTTCTAACGAAGGTTATGCGATTGGAGCGGCACAGTTCTTCGTAAGCGGAGAAGGACATAAAACAACGATGCAACCAACGCCTAAACATACGCTTGTGGCAGTTTGCGGCTTACACATGAGGGGATTGGCACTTGAGACGCAGATGCTGCAATACGGAGCAAGGTTTTTACGCGAAGACAGAACGGTTGAAAAGTACAGGATGTTTAAGCTATCGACCAACCCGGCTAAGCCAGGCTTAGTTAAACGACCCGAAGACGGCAAATCCATTGCTCTTGAGGTGTGGGAAATGCCGCTCGATAAGTTCGGGCATTTCGTGGCTAACATACCGGCACCTCTTGGGATAGGCAAGGTCGAACTAGAAGATGGAACGGAAGTTCCCGGGTTCGTCTGCGAACCCTATTCGACTAGAGGATCCGAGGATATCACCGACTATGGGGGCTGGAAATCAGTAAAGTGA
- a CDS encoding BMP family ABC transporter substrate-binding protein, with the protein MNKIVKRKARSLFLGTLALIMLITGCSQPGNESNGSASGSPEGSATANAEQDSKMGTGGSAIGFIFVGTKDDYGYNQAAYLGSVAVEKAYPDMKVLRAENVPETAEAERVMEQMIKDGAKIIFPTSYGHLEPALNVAKRHPDVVFFHQGGLKTANNVGTYFGTIWEPVYLAGIAAGKMSKTGKLGYIVSVPIPQVLLNVNAFTLGARSVNPEATTSVVFTGSWCDPGQQANATNSLIDSGIDVLSLHQDCMKTVIETAERRDVMTVGYHADASSLAPNGWITGSLWNWPDLFVDMVKTAQEGGFKGSKYDGKYRGTLADNVVQMGSFGAKVPADVVQFVEDKKAELLGGTLKPFIGPVKDQSGTVRIAEGETPTVEALEGSDYLVEGVIGSIPK; encoded by the coding sequence ATGAACAAAATCGTAAAAAGAAAAGCTAGAAGTCTTTTTCTTGGCACCTTGGCCCTTATTATGTTGATCACCGGTTGCAGTCAGCCAGGAAACGAAAGCAACGGCTCGGCAAGCGGCTCTCCGGAAGGTTCGGCAACGGCAAACGCGGAGCAGGATAGCAAGATGGGAACGGGAGGAAGCGCGATCGGCTTTATCTTCGTCGGAACGAAAGACGACTACGGGTATAACCAAGCGGCTTATCTCGGAAGCGTGGCGGTGGAGAAAGCTTATCCCGACATGAAGGTGCTGCGCGCGGAGAACGTGCCGGAGACGGCGGAAGCGGAACGCGTCATGGAGCAAATGATCAAAGACGGCGCGAAAATCATTTTCCCGACCTCGTACGGACATCTGGAACCGGCTCTTAACGTGGCCAAGCGCCACCCGGACGTCGTGTTTTTCCACCAAGGCGGATTGAAGACGGCCAACAACGTCGGTACGTACTTCGGCACGATCTGGGAACCGGTATACCTTGCGGGGATAGCGGCAGGCAAAATGTCCAAAACAGGTAAGCTCGGTTACATCGTCTCCGTTCCGATTCCTCAAGTGTTGCTTAACGTTAACGCCTTTACGCTCGGTGCCAGATCGGTTAATCCGGAAGCGACGACGTCCGTCGTGTTCACGGGAAGCTGGTGCGATCCGGGCCAACAAGCGAATGCGACCAACTCGTTGATCGATAGCGGCATCGACGTGCTTAGCTTACATCAAGATTGCATGAAGACGGTGATCGAAACCGCGGAACGCCGCGACGTGATGACGGTAGGCTACCATGCGGACGCTTCTTCGCTTGCTCCGAACGGATGGATTACGGGCTCGTTATGGAACTGGCCGGACCTGTTCGTCGATATGGTCAAAACAGCGCAAGAAGGCGGATTTAAAGGCAGTAAATACGACGGAAAGTATCGCGGAACGCTGGCGGACAACGTCGTGCAAATGGGTTCCTTCGGCGCCAAGGTTCCGGCGGACGTCGTTCAGTTCGTAGAGGACAAGAAGGCCGAGTTGTTGGGCGGCACGTTGAAACCGTTCATCGGTCCGGTTAAAGATCAATCGGGAACCGTGCGGATCGCGGAAGGGGAAACGCCGACCGTCGAGGCGTTGGAAGGTTCGGATTATCTCGTAGAAGGCGTTATCGGCAGCATTCCTAAATGA
- a CDS encoding ABC transporter permease: MKQQASTSTNTIALSAGSYSFLARVKPWAIQALIMIAPFVVYGLFLLCYEVNPVELYVSMVKSTFGDLYGFGEVLLKATPFILTGLAAALPAKAGLVNVGGEGQLAIGALFATWFAVFYLNDFPAWLGIPLMMIAGALGGAVWAGLVAVLKVKGRLNETITSVLLNYVATFTVGFFVHGLLKDKESFNWPFSPEIASSLRLPIINGTRLHIGFVVALVLAVLVWYVLTRTRLGFRIRVLGSNRLAAERAGMNINKMYFWVLIAAGMLAGIAGMIEIAGIEGRLRASTGANFGYLGFLAAMMAWNKPLRLIVTAFLLGMISVAGNTLEISSGLPSSSVNILMALVLFFILGSGRWAKR, encoded by the coding sequence GTGAAACAACAAGCGAGCACAAGCACGAATACGATCGCGTTGTCCGCCGGAAGTTATTCCTTTCTAGCCCGCGTCAAGCCTTGGGCGATTCAAGCTTTAATTATGATCGCGCCGTTCGTCGTTTATGGATTGTTCTTGCTCTGTTATGAAGTTAACCCGGTCGAGTTGTACGTTTCGATGGTGAAATCCACGTTCGGCGATCTGTACGGGTTCGGGGAAGTGTTGTTAAAAGCCACTCCGTTCATTCTGACGGGTCTTGCGGCGGCCCTTCCGGCCAAAGCGGGTTTGGTAAACGTCGGAGGCGAAGGACAGCTTGCCATCGGGGCATTATTCGCGACTTGGTTCGCGGTATTTTATCTGAATGATTTTCCGGCGTGGCTCGGCATTCCGCTCATGATGATCGCCGGTGCGTTAGGCGGAGCCGTCTGGGCGGGCTTGGTTGCCGTATTGAAGGTGAAAGGCCGTCTGAACGAAACGATAACGAGCGTTCTGCTTAACTACGTCGCCACGTTCACCGTCGGGTTCTTCGTACACGGTCTGTTGAAAGACAAGGAGTCCTTTAACTGGCCTTTCTCCCCGGAGATCGCTTCATCCCTTAGGCTTCCGATTATTAACGGGACTCGGTTACACATCGGCTTCGTTGTCGCATTGGTACTTGCGGTGCTCGTCTGGTACGTCTTAACGAGGACGCGACTTGGATTCCGCATCCGAGTGCTCGGCAGCAATCGGCTTGCGGCAGAGCGCGCCGGCATGAACATCAACAAGATGTATTTCTGGGTACTCATTGCCGCAGGAATGCTGGCAGGCATAGCGGGGATGATTGAAATTGCCGGCATAGAAGGAAGGCTGCGCGCCTCTACCGGAGCCAACTTCGGGTATCTCGGCTTTCTAGCCGCGATGATGGCGTGGAACAAACCTTTGCGACTGATCGTAACGGCGTTCCTGCTCGGGATGATCAGCGTTGCGGGGAACACGCTCGAGATCAGCTCGGGATTGCCGTCCTCCTCCGTTAACATTCTGATGGCGCTCGTTCTGTTCTTCATTCTCGGCAGCGGAAGGTGGGCTAAGCGATGA
- a CDS encoding hybrid sensor histidine kinase/response regulator yields MLTSRRVVLILISFLLVLLGVRLVWIFYLTPQNIAQTVQGVADLRDRELDSEGLISLRGEWEFYQNQLIMDNNGALPSPTERTMLQVPGKWNGPPFGYGSYRLRVLVNGDAEQIYGIKVPMIPSSSELFVNGKMLGRSGETGESADDYTARNVPYTAIFASDREEIEIVVQVANFDDRLGGGIFGPIVFGDGISISQNAQMSSWLQISLCLILLVHAAYSVILYFMGVRQRGLLYFFGLVVCAMISTLIDDSQLLLVWFPIDNDWSYRIFYIVYLGIAGFLMQFMSYLMPGSGRKRGLRAYTTVCVAYSLAALFLPVNWLTRMDALHTIIIMIPYLVISVLAFRSVTKGNKDTIFILMGVSAVTFNIIWGLIRASFWQEMGFYPMDMIAAFVAFASYWFKRYLRTSEQTVKHAMKMMEEDRLKDQFLARTSHELRNPLHAMLNIGHSLLRGNGNYDETANRENMELLVSVGKRMSLLLNDLLDLARLKENRINLQLRAVNVQGVVSGVLDMVRFMTEGKPIQLINRVPDDFPPVVADENRLVQILFNLLHNAAKFTNEGYIAVDASFRNGQAYVAVSDTGIGMNEDTKQVLFEPYEQGRGPIQAGDVSGLGLGLSICKQLVELHRGTISVTSSPNEGSEFTFTLPISDEDVPQDEVTREEVPAKALVMPDVMKETAAALLASGPELYKRDPADIANILVVDDDPVNLRVLEEVLAMESYEITKAKNGNEAIAILATKEWDLVIADVMMPRMSGFELSRAIRERYKIAELPILLLTARGQPEDIEAGFQAGANDYLVKPVDAMELKSRVRALTDGKKSFRERLRMEAAWLQAQIQPHFLFNTLTSIAALSELDTVRMRTLVEVFGNYLRASFDPRNLERIVPLRHELDLVRSYLYIEKERFENRLQVEWDVDESIHLTVPPLSIQPLVENAVRHGIMKRVGGGKIRIRIVEYEDCAEVRIEDDGVGMDESTRRRLLDDHGGQDRGIGLRNTNRRLKQLYGQGLRIISSPGSGTTIIFMVKKAKF; encoded by the coding sequence ATGCTAACGTCTAGAAGAGTAGTTCTCATCCTCATATCGTTCTTATTAGTTCTGCTTGGCGTGCGGCTCGTCTGGATATTTTATCTCACTCCGCAGAATATAGCTCAGACCGTCCAAGGTGTCGCGGATCTGAGAGATCGGGAACTCGATTCGGAAGGGTTAATCTCGCTGAGGGGCGAATGGGAGTTTTACCAGAATCAATTGATCATGGATAATAACGGAGCGCTTCCGTCCCCGACGGAGAGAACCATGTTGCAGGTGCCCGGAAAATGGAATGGACCGCCGTTCGGTTACGGCTCTTATCGGCTGCGAGTGTTGGTTAACGGCGACGCGGAGCAAATATACGGAATTAAGGTACCGATGATCCCCTCGTCATCGGAATTGTTCGTTAATGGGAAAATGTTGGGGCGTTCGGGCGAGACGGGCGAAAGCGCGGACGACTATACGGCGAGGAACGTTCCTTACACGGCAATCTTCGCATCTGATCGGGAGGAAATCGAGATCGTCGTTCAAGTGGCGAATTTCGATGACCGGTTGGGGGGAGGAATCTTCGGGCCGATTGTATTCGGCGACGGCATCTCGATTAGTCAGAATGCGCAAATGTCTTCCTGGCTGCAAATAAGCTTATGTCTGATTTTATTGGTACATGCAGCCTATTCCGTCATTTTATATTTCATGGGAGTCCGCCAGCGTGGGTTGCTTTATTTTTTCGGACTTGTCGTTTGCGCGATGATCTCTACCTTGATCGACGATAGTCAACTGCTTCTCGTGTGGTTTCCGATCGACAACGACTGGAGCTATAGGATTTTTTATATCGTCTATCTTGGGATTGCGGGATTTCTTATGCAATTCATGAGTTATCTTATGCCAGGAAGCGGGAGAAAGCGGGGTTTGCGAGCCTATACGACAGTCTGCGTCGCATATTCGTTGGCTGCTCTATTCTTGCCCGTTAATTGGCTGACGAGGATGGATGCTCTTCATACTATCATCATCATGATCCCTTATTTGGTCATTTCCGTGCTCGCTTTCCGGAGCGTGACGAAAGGGAATAAAGACACGATCTTTATTTTGATGGGAGTAAGCGCCGTAACGTTTAACATCATCTGGGGACTCATCAGAGCATCGTTTTGGCAGGAAATGGGTTTTTACCCGATGGATATGATCGCCGCTTTTGTTGCTTTTGCATCGTACTGGTTCAAGAGATACCTTAGGACATCCGAGCAAACGGTCAAGCATGCCATGAAAATGATGGAGGAAGATAGGCTGAAAGACCAGTTCCTGGCCAGAACGTCCCATGAATTGCGCAATCCGCTTCACGCTATGCTGAACATAGGCCATTCGCTGCTTAGAGGCAACGGCAACTATGACGAAACCGCTAATCGCGAAAACATGGAGCTATTGGTCTCCGTTGGCAAAAGAATGTCGTTGTTGCTGAACGATTTGCTCGACCTCGCAAGGCTGAAAGAGAACCGCATCAATCTGCAACTTCGCGCGGTCAACGTCCAAGGCGTCGTTTCGGGCGTCCTGGACATGGTGAGGTTTATGACGGAAGGAAAGCCGATTCAATTGATCAATCGGGTTCCGGACGATTTCCCTCCCGTGGTCGCCGACGAGAATCGCCTCGTTCAAATCTTGTTTAACCTTCTGCACAACGCGGCGAAGTTTACGAACGAAGGATACATCGCGGTCGACGCATCCTTTCGCAATGGACAAGCCTATGTTGCGGTGTCGGACACCGGCATTGGCATGAACGAGGACACGAAGCAAGTCCTGTTCGAGCCTTACGAGCAGGGGCGCGGCCCGATTCAAGCCGGAGATGTGAGCGGACTTGGGCTAGGGCTGAGCATTTGCAAGCAACTGGTGGAGTTACATCGGGGCACGATATCGGTAACTTCATCTCCGAACGAAGGATCGGAGTTTACCTTTACTCTACCGATATCGGATGAGGACGTACCGCAGGATGAAGTTACTCGGGAGGAAGTTCCCGCGAAGGCTTTAGTAATGCCGGACGTTATGAAAGAGACCGCCGCGGCGTTGCTGGCTTCGGGTCCGGAACTTTACAAACGGGATCCTGCGGACATAGCGAATATTCTGGTCGTCGATGACGACCCGGTGAATTTACGCGTCCTAGAAGAGGTTCTCGCGATGGAAAGCTACGAGATCACCAAGGCGAAGAACGGGAATGAAGCCATAGCTATACTGGCGACGAAAGAGTGGGATCTGGTCATCGCGGACGTCATGATGCCGCGAATGTCGGGGTTCGAATTGTCTCGCGCGATCCGCGAACGTTATAAAATAGCTGAACTTCCGATTTTGCTTCTGACCGCTCGGGGTCAACCGGAAGATATCGAAGCCGGCTTCCAAGCAGGGGCAAACGATTACTTAGTTAAACCGGTGGACGCTATGGAATTGAAATCCCGCGTACGGGCGTTAACGGACGGCAAGAAATCATTCCGCGAAAGGTTACGGATGGAAGCCGCATGGCTTCAAGCTCAAATCCAGCCGCATTTCCTGTTTAACACGCTCACTTCGATCGCCGCGTTAAGCGAGCTGGATACGGTAAGGATGCGCACGTTGGTCGAAGTATTCGGCAATTATTTACGGGCGAGCTTCGATCCGCGGAATTTGGAGCGGATCGTGCCTTTGCGGCATGAGTTGGATCTCGTTCGATCTTACCTGTACATAGAGAAAGAACGATTCGAGAATCGATTACAAGTGGAATGGGATGTCGATGAAAGTATTCACTTAACGGTTCCGCCCCTTTCGATCCAGCCCCTCGTCGAGAACGCGGTCCGACACGGCATTATGAAGCGCGTTGGCGGCGGCAAGATCCGAATCCGAATCGTCGAGTACGAGGATTGCGCGGAAGTCCGAATCGAGGACGACGGCGTGGGGATGGACGAGAGCACCCGGCGGCGGTTGTTGGACGACCATGGCGGCCAAGATCGGGGAATCGGCTTGCGCAATACGAATCGGCGGCTTAAGCAGTTATATGGTCAAGGTTTGCGGATTATCAGTTCCCCCGGTAGCGGCACGACAATCATTTTCATGGTAAAAAAGGCGAAATTCTAA
- a CDS encoding ABC transporter permease — translation MIADILTGAIRSGTSVMLASQGELVSERAGVINLGTEGSMLAGALGGFAVTVWTGNPWLGALAGGLCGLLIASIHAFLVLSCGANQLATGLTIMFFGMGVTAFFGRDFVSQQIVGFNPVALPGLSDIPFIGPILFNHDPLTYLSILLVPLLWYVIFRTRVGIMLRTAGEREEVLFASGVNPKLVRYLAVLAGGFLAGIGGAQLSIAYTHSWVENMTAGRGVVAVALVIFASWKPARAMLGAYLFGAAQALQLTVQQQGLAISPFFLFMVPYLLTLLALLIVERRKKSQTPEALGRVFAGEAGG, via the coding sequence ATGATTGCGGATATTTTGACCGGAGCGATTCGGTCCGGAACGTCGGTTATGCTGGCAAGTCAGGGCGAACTCGTATCCGAGAGAGCCGGGGTCATCAACCTCGGTACGGAAGGTTCGATGCTGGCGGGAGCGTTAGGAGGCTTCGCGGTGACGGTATGGACCGGGAATCCTTGGCTCGGGGCATTGGCGGGAGGGCTATGCGGTTTGTTGATCGCATCGATCCATGCTTTTCTCGTCTTAAGCTGCGGAGCCAATCAATTGGCTACCGGCCTTACGATTATGTTTTTCGGAATGGGGGTGACGGCGTTCTTCGGACGGGATTTCGTCAGTCAACAGATCGTCGGCTTTAACCCCGTTGCACTTCCGGGGTTGTCGGACATTCCGTTCATCGGACCGATTTTGTTTAACCATGATCCGTTGACCTACTTGTCCATCTTGCTTGTTCCTCTCTTGTGGTACGTGATCTTTCGTACCCGGGTCGGCATTATGCTAAGAACCGCCGGGGAACGGGAGGAAGTGTTGTTCGCCAGCGGCGTGAACCCTAAGCTCGTTCGTTATTTAGCGGTATTGGCGGGCGGATTCTTGGCCGGAATCGGCGGCGCGCAGTTATCGATCGCTTATACGCATAGCTGGGTTGAGAATATGACCGCAGGCCGGGGTGTAGTCGCCGTCGCTCTTGTTATTTTCGCCTCATGGAAACCGGCAAGAGCGATGCTGGGAGCTTACTTGTTCGGAGCCGCGCAGGCGTTGCAATTGACCGTTCAGCAGCAAGGGCTCGCGATTTCTCCGTTTTTCCTGTTCATGGTTCCTTATCTATTAACGTTGCTTGCTCTGTTGATCGTGGAGCGAAGGAAGAAGAGTCAGACGCCGGAGGCTCTAGGCAGGGTGTTCGCAGGGGAAGCGGGCGGATGA
- a CDS encoding ABC transporter ATP-binding protein, with the protein MKNDNVHAPYLLKAVALTKRFGSLVANRNIDLEVNPGTIHAILGENGAGKSTLMKMLYGVYEPDEGEVFMDGERVSLHPPTKARARGIGMVFQDFRVVPALTVLDNIALAVESGWRFNRKKLRQRIVDTSAKYGLAVDPDAYVWQLDLGQRQRLEIVKVLLAPGTRIIIFDEPTSVLVPQEVEAFLKMLDLLRQDGYGILLITHKINEVLACADRVSVLRSGQITYTANREEGLAGDALIAAMMGDKTLKPVVKPSADGDRKSEVALQITNGTISGDHGESVLGDLRLTLPKGQIIGVAGISGSGQRELAEVLFGLRKLTTGQISIGGKEMQANAKAFMDAGVSFVSEDPIKESVIPGFTIMEHMVLDGIRLKPKGAGIDWKEVKGELDGSEEAKALALADGNRRADTLSGGNVQRMVLSRALIRKPEILIVSYPSRGLDIGTTRTIQQHLIELAEQGTAIILFSEDLDELFKLSDQLVVLSGKRLIGPYLPSETDVTEIGYRMLKGESA; encoded by the coding sequence ATGAAAAATGACAACGTTCATGCTCCCTATCTTCTCAAAGCAGTGGCACTCACCAAACGATTCGGATCGCTCGTCGCTAACCGCAACATAGACTTGGAGGTTAATCCGGGGACGATCCATGCGATTCTAGGGGAAAACGGGGCAGGGAAGAGTACGCTCATGAAAATGCTCTACGGCGTATACGAGCCCGACGAAGGCGAAGTGTTCATGGACGGAGAACGGGTGTCCCTTCATCCGCCGACGAAAGCCCGAGCAAGGGGCATCGGAATGGTGTTTCAAGATTTCCGGGTCGTGCCGGCATTGACGGTATTGGATAACATCGCGCTCGCGGTAGAGTCGGGATGGCGATTCAACCGGAAGAAGCTTCGTCAACGGATCGTGGACACTTCGGCTAAATACGGGCTTGCGGTCGATCCCGACGCCTATGTCTGGCAGTTGGATCTCGGTCAACGGCAAAGGCTGGAAATCGTGAAGGTGCTTCTCGCTCCCGGAACTCGAATCATTATTTTCGATGAACCAACTAGCGTATTAGTGCCCCAAGAAGTAGAGGCTTTCCTGAAGATGCTCGACCTGCTCCGCCAAGACGGTTACGGCATTCTGCTTATTACGCACAAGATTAACGAGGTGCTCGCCTGCGCGGATCGAGTAAGCGTGCTAAGAAGCGGGCAAATCACGTATACGGCAAATCGCGAAGAGGGCTTGGCGGGTGACGCCCTAATCGCCGCCATGATGGGCGACAAGACATTAAAGCCGGTCGTCAAACCGAGCGCCGATGGCGATAGAAAATCGGAAGTCGCGTTGCAGATTACGAACGGGACGATTAGCGGAGACCATGGCGAGTCGGTACTCGGAGATCTTCGTCTGACATTGCCGAAAGGTCAAATTATCGGGGTCGCCGGAATATCCGGAAGCGGGCAGCGCGAGCTGGCGGAGGTGTTATTCGGATTAAGAAAGCTGACTACAGGTCAGATCTCCATCGGCGGCAAAGAGATGCAAGCGAACGCCAAAGCGTTCATGGACGCGGGGGTGAGCTTTGTCTCGGAAGATCCGATCAAGGAGTCGGTCATCCCCGGATTTACCATTATGGAGCATATGGTGCTCGACGGAATCCGGCTTAAACCTAAAGGAGCCGGAATCGATTGGAAAGAAGTGAAAGGCGAACTAGACGGTAGCGAAGAAGCGAAAGCACTTGCTCTCGCGGATGGCAACCGGAGGGCGGATACGTTATCCGGCGGCAACGTGCAACGGATGGTGCTCTCGCGGGCGCTGATCCGCAAGCCGGAAATCTTGATCGTCAGTTATCCGAGCAGGGGGCTTGATATCGGGACGACGCGCACGATCCAGCAGCATCTCATCGAGCTTGCCGAGCAGGGAACAGCGATTATTTTATTTTCCGAAGACTTGGACGAATTGTTTAAGCTATCCGACCAATTGGTCGTTTTGTCCGGGAAGCGGCTCATCGGACCCTATCTTCCTTCCGAAACCGACGTTACCGAAATCGGATACCGCATGTTGAAAGGAGAATCTGCGTGA
- the biuH gene encoding biuret amidohydrolase, translating into MFIEANPYAYPYNGQLRADNTALIVIDMQIDFCGKGGYVDRMGYDLSLTRRAIEPIKRLLKLTREIPGFTIIHTREGHRPDLSDLPDNKRWRSKQIGAEIGSPGPAGRILVRGEPGWQIIEELAPISGEIIIDKPGKGSFYATDLDLVLRTRGIQNLILTGITTDVCVHTTMREANDRGYECLILEDCTGATDPDNHSAALKMVTMQGGVFGSVSDSVKVAESLASLSLSEQRGG; encoded by the coding sequence ATGTTTATTGAAGCAAATCCTTACGCGTACCCTTATAATGGCCAGCTGAGAGCCGATAATACGGCTCTGATCGTGATCGATATGCAAATCGACTTTTGCGGCAAAGGGGGTTATGTCGACCGAATGGGATACGATTTATCGCTAACTCGTCGGGCGATTGAACCCATCAAGCGATTGTTAAAGCTGACGAGAGAGATTCCGGGTTTCACGATTATTCATACTCGGGAAGGTCATCGTCCGGATTTATCCGATCTACCGGACAATAAGAGGTGGCGCAGCAAACAAATCGGAGCGGAGATCGGATCTCCGGGACCGGCGGGACGAATTCTCGTTCGGGGCGAGCCCGGCTGGCAGATCATCGAAGAGCTAGCTCCGATATCCGGCGAGATCATTATCGACAAACCGGGTAAAGGCAGTTTCTACGCGACGGATCTCGATCTCGTACTACGAACGAGGGGAATTCAGAACTTGATTTTAACGGGAATTACGACCGATGTGTGCGTGCATACGACCATGCGCGAAGCGAACGATCGGGGTTACGAATGTTTGATCTTAGAAGACTGTACGGGCGCAACGGATCCCGATAACCATTCAGCCGCACTTAAGATGGTGACCATGCAAGGCGGGGTGTTCGGTAGCGTATCCGATTCGGTTAAGGTGGCGGAGTCGCTTGCATCGTTATCCCTCAGCGAGCAGAGAGGCGGATGA
- a CDS encoding DUF951 domain-containing protein, which yields MERKQFELGDIVLMKKQHPCGANEMEIIRMGMDIRIKCVKCKHSILLPRAKFEKSLKKVLKSAGGDPQGEGE from the coding sequence ATGGAGCGGAAACAGTTTGAACTCGGCGATATCGTGCTAATGAAGAAGCAGCATCCATGCGGAGCGAATGAGATGGAGATCATCCGTATGGGGATGGATATCCGGATCAAGTGCGTAAAGTGCAAACATAGTATTCTTCTTCCTCGCGCCAAGTTCGAGAAGAGCCTGAAGAAGGTTTTGAAGTCGGCCGGTGGGGATCCACAGGGAGAAGGGGAGTAA